CATGTATTCCAGCCCACCGTCATAAATCAGATCGACAATGAGCTTGAGTTCGTGCAGGCACTCGAAATACGCCAACTCGGGAGGATACCCGGCTTCCGTCAGCGTTTCGAACCCGGCTTTGATGAGTTCTTCGGCCCCGCCGCAGAGTACAGCCTGTTCCCCGAAAAGGTCGGTTTCCGTTTCATCCTTGAAGGTTGTCTCGATGACCCCGGCCCGGATGCCGCCTATGCCTTCCGCATAACTCAGCGCCATATCCAGTGCAGCGCCCGAGGCATCCTGCGCGACAGCCACCAGACAAGGCACCCCCTTGCCCTCCTCGAATACGCGGCGCGCCAGATGGCCCGGCGATTTCGGGGCCACCATAAACACATCCACCCCTTCCGGCGGCGTGATCTGCCCATAGTGAATGTTGAAACCATGCCCGAAAACCAGGGACTTACCCGGCGTCATATGCTCAGCCATGTGGGCCTCGTACACCTGCTTCTGATGCTGATCCGGCACCAGCAGTACAACCAGATCGCCCCATGCGGTCGCCTCGGAAATATTCATGACGCGCAGGCCTTTCGCAGCGGCTTCCGCGCGCGATGAAGAGCCCTCGCGCAGCCCTACCGCCACGTCAACGCCGCTGTCATGCAGGTTCAGGGCATGGGCATGCCCCTGGCTTCCGTATCCTATGACGGCGACGCGCCGCGACCGGACGAGATCGGGATTGGCCCGATAGTGAACGTTAACTCCCATCTGTGTGATATTCTCGTTTGCAGGTGTCAGGTACGGGCCGCTTGCGGCCCTTGCGAAAAATCGGCTCAGTCGCCGAAAAGCAATGCCCGCTTCATGGCCACACGGCCACTCCGCGCAATTTCCTCGATGCCGTAACGTTTCATCATCCCGATGAAGGCATTGATCTTCTTGGTGGGCCCGGCAAGTTCGAAGGTCATCGTGTCTGTCGTAATATCCACGACCTTGCCATTGAAAATCTTGAGCGTGTCAAGCAGTTCGACCCGGTTGTCGGAGTTGTACGTAACCTTCAGCAGGCACAACTCGCGCTCGACATATTCCTCTGACGTCAGATCCACCACCTCCAGGATATCGACTAACCGGTCCAGTTGACGATTCACCTGGGCGATGATGCGGCCTTCACCCGTCGTGACGATGGTCATCCGGGAAACCGAAGGTTCGTCCGTTTCGCCGACCGTCACGCTTTCGAGATTGAAGCCGCGGGCAGAAAACAAATTGATGACGCGGTTCAGCGCCCCAATCGAATTCTCGAGCAAAACGGCAATAATATG
This Bacteroidetes bacterium SB0662_bin_6 DNA region includes the following protein-coding sequences:
- the ilvC gene encoding ketol-acid reductoisomerase, which translates into the protein MGVNVHYRANPDLVRSRRVAVIGYGSQGHAHALNLHDSGVDVAVGLREGSSSRAEAAAKGLRVMNISEATAWGDLVVLLVPDQHQKQVYEAHMAEHMTPGKSLVFGHGFNIHYGQITPPEGVDVFMVAPKSPGHLARRVFEEGKGVPCLVAVAQDASGAALDMALSYAEGIGGIRAGVIETTFKDETETDLFGEQAVLCGGAEELIKAGFETLTEAGYPPELAYFECLHELKLIVDLIYDGGLEYMNYSISDTAEYGNYTRGPRIIDASARERMRQILAEVQDGTFAEEWIAENEAGGKQLLALRGRSKEHPIEQIGKRLRGMMSWLRGEQKEEVQAV
- the ilvN gene encoding acetolactate synthase small subunit, with product MSEHDTLTPQQILRKKAQGEPIGPGERAHRHRHIIAVLLENSIGALNRVINLFSARGFNLESVTVGETDEPSVSRMTIVTTGEGRIIAQVNRQLDRLVDILEVVDLTSEEYVERELCLLKVTYNSDNRVELLDTLKIFNGKVVDITTDTMTFELAGPTKKINAFIGMMKRYGIEEIARSGRVAMKRALLFGD